In one Rattus rattus isolate New Zealand chromosome 16, Rrattus_CSIRO_v1, whole genome shotgun sequence genomic region, the following are encoded:
- the LOC116885381 gene encoding intraflagellar transport protein 20 homolog yields the protein MAKDILGEAGLHFDELNKLRVLDPEVTQQTTELKEECKDFVDKIGQFQKIVGGLIELVDQLAKEAENEKMKAIGARNLLKSIAKQREAQQQQLQALIAEKKMQLERYRVEYEALCKVEAEQNEFIDQFIFQK from the coding sequence ATGGCCAAGGACATCTTGGGTGAGGCAGGGCTGCACTTCGACGAGCTGAACAAGCTTCGGGTGTTGGACCCAGAGGTTACCCAGCAGACCACAGAGCTCAAGGAAGAGTGCAAGGACTTTGTGGACAAAATTGGCCAGTTTCAGAAAATCGTTGGTGGTCTGATTGAGCTTGTTGATCAGCTTGCCAAAGAAGCAGAGAACGAGAAGATGAAGGCCATTGGTGCTCGAAACTTGCTGAAATCCATAGCGAAGCAGAGAGAAGCCCAGCAACAGCAACTGCAGGCACTGATAGCAGAAAAGAAGATGCAGCTAGAAAGGTATCGGGTTGAATATGAAGCTTTGTGTAAAGTAGAAGCAGAACAAAATGAATTTATTGAccaatttatttttcagaaatga